Proteins from a genomic interval of Quercus lobata isolate SW786 chromosome 11, ValleyOak3.0 Primary Assembly, whole genome shotgun sequence:
- the LOC115968095 gene encoding uncharacterized protein PHLOEM PROTEIN 2-LIKE A4-like encodes MHPVEAAALGELVNAEIQEVEQTSDETNSVKGITETEIQRVEQNSEADSVKGKEVTTTKRRTKPPLNFIAFLNDAKKNSDIDISILEDPDKLRDLLYAGVFLEPKKLKYFVDEKFNKNCFVVFARKLDICWSDNSQYWNWTEEKDTSGEDIEVAELLRVCWLDIQGKIQTMNLSLRTVYEVVFVVKIKDKYQHNIWEDSETLTIILPHSKTLTRLENLSKKPSGNWIEIQVGEFEMSPENVGEMTFKLEQHSTNWKSGLLVKCAIIRPKN; translated from the exons ATGCATCCAGTAGAAGC GGCGGCACTGGGTGAACTTGTTAATGCAGAGATCCAAGAAGTAGAACAAACCAGTGATGAGACAAACTCAGTAAAGGGAATAACGGAAACTGAAATCCAACGAGTTGAACAAAACAGTGAGGCAGACTCAGTCAAGGGAAAAGAAGTTACTACAACTAAGAGGCGAACCAAACCCCCACTCAATTTCATTGCGTTTTTGAATGACGCAAAGAAAAATAGCGATATCGACATTTCTATCCTTGAGGACCCTGACAAGCTGCGTGATCTGCTCTATGCTGGAGTGTTCTTAGAGCCGAAAAAACTT AAGTATTTTGTTGACGAGAAGTTCAACAAGAATTGCTTTGTAGTGTTTGCCCGAAAACTTGATATCTGTTGGTCTGACAATTCTCAGTATTGGAATTGGACCGAAGAGAAAGATACAag TGGTGAAGATATTGAAGTGGCTGAGCTATTACGTGTATGTTGGTTAGATATTCAAGGGAAGATTCAGACAATGAATCTCTCACTGCGAACTGTGTATGAAGTTGTGTTTGTCgtaaagataaaagataaatatCAACACAACATTTGGGAAGACTCGGAGACTCTCACCATCATTCTCCCACATTCGAAAACTCTAACGCGCCTAGAAAATTTAAGCAAAAAACCTTCAGGAAATTGGATTGAGATCCAGGTGGGTGAGTTTGAAATGTCACCGGAAAATGTTGGAGAGATGACGTTCAAACTGGAGCAACATTCTACTAATTGGAAGAGTGGGCTTCTTGTGAAATGTGCCATAATTCGACCGAAGAACTAA